From Carassius auratus strain Wakin chromosome 1, ASM336829v1, whole genome shotgun sequence, the proteins below share one genomic window:
- the tlr3 gene encoding toll-like receptor 3, with product MELMKLILLPFFCMCFHGHTAYPHKSTCTIKNAKADCSHMNLDAVPTDLPKNITTLDMSHNRLKTLSSLHLYSNLVTIDASYNSLTAIEKDLCLSVPRLQILNVQHNEVYLISEKDLKNCFHLTRLDLSDNRLKLNGEPFSVLKSLTWLDVSRNKLKSAKLGTHPQLPNLITLVLSGNQISVLQKNDFSFLSNSSAFRVLILSSLSLKKVESGCFQAIARLSDLVLDHCKVSPQLTTSLYEELAGTALRNLSLKNIQQVTLSNTTFQGLEKTNITVLDLSSNTMSKIAEEAFQWFPRLEILSLEHNTLRHLTNGTFRGLGNLRQLNLQKALIKSHTSSLPNIEDFSFHHLVQLEHLCMANTAFREITGHIFSGLLNLKTLDLSWSITGLKMVTNRTFASLQESPLLQTLNLTAMGINKLAPGAFSSLGNLTTLLLSHNFIYQQLKGDEFEGLSNIKQMDLSMNQQSISLTNTSFIHVPTLRSLKLGRALKGTLAMEPSPFKPLINLTFLDLSNNNIANINACLLKGLNHLKVLKMQHNNLARLWKTANPGGPVLFLQDATKLSVLDLDYNGLDEIPLNALRGLSELRELSLHGNLLDQLHASVFDDLQSLKYLYLQKNLITSVQRVTFGVPLSNLTELYMDHNPFDCTCESILWFSEWLNSTSASIPGFPQSYICNTPNAYFNHSVMKFDPLSCKDMTPFKALYILSSTAVLMLLFAAFLVHFQGWRIQFFWNIMVNRMLASLEDESITEGRYAYNAYIIHSAEDRPWVERSLLPLEDEKFHFFLEDRDAVPGFSQLDTIVENMGQSRKILFVITEKLLKDPWCRQFKAHHALHQVMEDNRDSLILIFLQDVTDYSLNRSLHLRRGMLKPHCILYWPLHRERIPAFHQKLRSALASTNKVN from the exons ATGGAACTGATGAAACTCATATTGTTGCCCTTTTTCTGCATGTGTTTTCATGGACACACTGCATATCCACACAAGTCAACATGTACGATTAAGAATGCCAAAGCAGACTGCAGTCATATGAATCTGGATGCAGTTCCAACGGACCTACCAAAAAATATCACCACATTGGACATGTCTCACAATAGACTTAAAACTCTGTCTTCTCTGCATTTGTACTCGAATCTGGTGACTATAGACGCCAGCTACAACTCTTTAACTGCGATAGAGAAGGATCTATGTCTTTCTGTTCCACGCCTGCAGATTCTTAATGTGCAACACAATGAAGTGTATTTGATAAGTGAGAAAGACctgaaaaactgttttcatttaacaAGACTTGACCTGTCTGACAACAGACTGAAGCTAAATGGAGAGCCGTTCTCTGTTCTAAAG AGTTTGACATGGTTGGATGTATCTCGAAACAAACTGAAATCAGCGAAACTGGGCACACACCCTCAGCTGCCAAACCTAATCACCCTCGTTCTCTCTGGAAATCAAATTTCTGTGCTGCAAAAGAATGACTTCTCATTCCTCAGTAATTCTTCTGCATTTCGGGTTCTGATACTCTCGTCTCTGTCTCTTAAAAAG GTAGAGAGTGGCTGTTTCCAGGCTATTGCTAGACTTTCTGACTTAGTCCTGGATCACTGCAAGGTCAGCCCTCAGTTGACCACCAGTCTTTATGAAGAACTTGCTGGCACAGCTTTGAGAAACCTTTCCCTTAAGAACATTCAACAGGTGACTCTCTCAAACACAACTTTCCAAGGTCTAGAGAAGACTAACATCACAGTGCTCGACCTCAGCAGCAACACAATGTCAAAGATTGCAGAAGAAGCCTTTCAGTGGTTTCCCCGACTGGAAATTTTATCCCTGGAGCATAACACTCTTAGACACCTAACTAATGGCACTTTCCGTGGATTGGGAAACCTGAGGCAGCTTAACCTGCAGAAAGCACTGATTAAGAGTCATACATCATCATTACCGAATATTGAAGACTTCTCTTTCCACCATTTAGTCCAATTAGAGCATCTATGCATGGCAAATACTGCGTTCCGAGAGATAACAGGGCATATATTTTCTGGACTTCTGAACCTAAAGACACTGGATTTGAGTTGGAGCATCACAGGGTTGAAGATGGTCACAAACAGAACATTTGCTTCTTTGCAAGAATCTCCACTCCTTCAGACTCTTAATCTTACTGCCATGGGTATCAACAAGTTGGCACCTGGGGCCTTTTCAAGTTTGGGCAACCTCACTACACTCCTGCTTAGTCACAATTTCATTTATCAGCAATTGAAAGGAGATGAGTTCGAGGGCCTCTCTAACATTAAACAGATGGACTTATCTATGAACCAGCAAAGCATTTCCCTTACCAATACATCATTCATCCACGTCCCAACATTAAGGAGTCTAAAGCTCGGCCGTGCCCTAAAAGGGACTTTAGCTATGGAACCATCTCCATTCAAGCCACTTATCAACCTCACATTTCTAGATCTCAGTAATAACAATATTGCAAACATAAATGCTTGCTTGCTGAAAGGACTCAACCATCTGAAAGTGCTGAAAATGCAGCACAACAACTTGGCTAGGTTGTGGAAGACAGCCAACCCTGGTGGTCCAGTGTTGTTTCTCCAGGATGCCACAAAACTGTCTGTCCTGGATCTGGATTACAATGGTTTAGATGAGATTCCACTCAATGCTTTGCGCGGCCTTTCAGAGTTACGTGAGCTAAGTCTCCATGGTAATCTTTTGGATCAGCTGCATGCCTCTGTTTTTGATGACCTACAGTCTTTAAAGTACTTGTATCTTCAAAAGAACCTTATAACCTCTGTCCAACGAGTCACTTTTGGTGTGCCGCtgtccaacctgacagaactttACATGGACCACAACCCCTTTGACTGCACCTGCGAGAGCATCCTGTGGTTCTCTGAGTGGCTTAACTCTACCAGTGCCAGCATTCCTGGATTCCCTCAAAGTTACATCTGCAACACCCCAAATGCCTACTTTAACCACTCTGTCATGAAATTTGACCCATTGTCCTGCAAGGATATGACACCTTTTAAGGCACTGTACATTTTGAGTAGCACAGCAGTGTTGATGTTGTTATTTGCAGCTTTCCTGGTACACTTCCAGGGATGGAGAATCCAGTTCTTCTGGAACATAATGGTAAACCGTATGCTGGCGTCACTGGAGGATGAAAGCATTACTGAAGGTAGATATGCATATAATGCATATATCATCCACAGTGCTGAGGACAGGCCATGGGTGGAACGAAGCTTGCTCCCCTTAGAGGATGAAAAATTCCATTTTTTTCTTGAAGACAGAGATGCAGTACCTGGCTTTTCTCAACTTGACACCATTGTTGAAAACATGGGACAGTCTAGGAAAATCCTTTTTGTTATTACAGAAAAGCTTCTAAAGGATCCATGGTGTCGGCA ATTTAAAGCCCATCATGCACTTCACCAGGTAATGGAGGACAATCGTGACTCgctgattctgatttttttgcaAGATGTAACTGATTACAGTCTGAACCGCTCTCTGCATCTTCGTCGTGGCATGTTGAAACCTCATTGTATCCTCTACTGGCCTTTACACAGGGAACGAATCCCAGCTTTCCATCAGAAACTCCGCTCAGCATTAGCTTCTACCAACAAGGTcaactaa